Genomic segment of Dasypus novemcinctus isolate mDasNov1 chromosome 4, mDasNov1.1.hap2, whole genome shotgun sequence:
cGGCAATACccctactggatatatacccagaacaactgcaagcagtgacacgaacagacatctgcacaccgatgttcaatgtggtgttattcacgattgccaaaagttggaaacaacacagctgtccattaacaaatgaatggataaacaaactgtggtgtatacacaccatgcaatattatacagctgtaagaagaaatgaagtggtaaagcatgtgacaacataaGGATAAGCCCGATGGACATTGagtgaagaaaaacataaaaggacaaatacggtgtgattgcactactatgaactagatatattgtataatctcatggagttaataacttgaatatggatcatcagaaaatagaatgaggttagagaataaaGGTGTGAggattaacttgtgcagaattggtaaaaagggcgtgtgttaatctttggaaatgaatggaaaaggtgaaagcaaaatataatgtttgtaactagtgatactattgtatgggtatgacagtggtttaaaggaaaggtctaaggtcatgcatattagtaaaaggaaagcttaaaaatgtaaaaggggaatgtatagcatagtaataccatgtgaaatatgaatatggggaaaattgcatatttaagactatttttctttgaaactgaactaataTACATTAATATTATAAGATGCTGATATCTACCAAGAccaaaaaaaaccattatgctaagtgggggaatcatacaatatgtatgattccattcatataaaatataaatataaatcagtttataaaggaaatcagattagtggttatgtaaggctggggaaggatagagggattgcgaggtgactgctaatgggtgtgTAGTTTTGctttttggagtaattaaattgctctaaaatttttttgtgataatgaatgcacaacacggTGATTATgcaaaaagccattgattatacactttggatagattgtatggtatgtaaacatatctcaataaaacttcttataaataaataattgtgcaagaatagccagaaataacagctatgtacagcagggggaacagagagagattgagaggtgaagaattttcctgtttatctgttttttattattattgaaataatgaaaatgctcgaataatgattgaagtgatgaatgaacaactgtgattataccaaataccactgattatacactttggatgatttgtacactttattaatatgtaccaatgaaattgatttgtttaaaaaaataaagacaattagattagtggttatgtaggtctgggAAAGGACTGAGGAATTGAAAGGTGATTGCTAAAGGGTGTGGagctttttttttggagtaatgaaattgttctaaaattttttgtgattaatgtacaacactgtgattatactaaaagccattgctTATACACTCTGGATAGATTGTACAGTttgtgaatatacctcaataaaactgctttttaaaaaaaaagatatctgaGAAAAAGCAAGTCTTAAGTTTGAAAAAATTCATGAAACTGCAGAACACAAAAAGATGAACCcaaaattaaaccatggactatagttgatagtacaattataaaaatgtgctttcatcaattgcaataagtGAACCACAAAAATGTAAGTTGTAGGGTTGTGGATGTAGCCagtgattgagcatctgcttcccatgtacaaggtcctgtgttcaatccccaatacctccttaaaaaaacaaaaaataaaaaacaaggtgttaataatagggtaatatATTGGAACTCTATTTTAggcacgatttttctgtaaacccacaacttctctaatttaaaaaaaagatggaccTCTTGTTCAATTGGGTGGACTATGTAGAATTGTCATTATTGGCTGCTCAGTCTGagagaagaaaagtaaaatattaaggCAATTGATTCATGAGGATTGTAAAGATAGGGAAAATGCGAGATTTTTTTCACAGCCTTTTAGTCCATTTCCTTAGATTACTTGAAAAGGATCATCTATGACTCCAAGGAAGTTTAGAGTCTGTCCAGAATCTTACAGGCTGGTTTTTCAGTTAACTAAAAGCTTGTGGTTAAAAATTCTATGCTGCCTACCAGAGCAAGTTATTCTGGAATCTCTTCATAATTAAATCTCTTAATCTCTTTAAGTCTTGATCTCCTAATGtgtaaaatgggattaataaCTTTCCTTGCCCATCTCTTTGGGATGCTGCAGTTTAAATTAGGTAATGTATGGTCAGccctattttcatttaaaaagatatGTATAAAGTGCTATATATTTGAATGCTATAGTGAGGGATTCAGATATTCTCACTACAGTGATCTGGGATCTAATGAGAATCACCTGTTCAAACTGCCCTCAgataattttctgtattttctccaatCTCATCTTGCTACAGTCACTAAAATGGGAGACATGTGCCAAGGGATAAAATGCACCTCTTCACAAATGCTTCATTTGGGCCAAACTGAATGACTTGCTCCTTGGAGGTGCCCATTATTTGCATACCTGTGCTTTTGCCCAACTGATCCTTCTGCAAAGAATCTACTTCTAGTCAATTCTACATTCCTGTATACCTACTGGGAGGGCACCACACAAGATATGAAGGAAGAGGACAGATGGAAAGGAAAAGCCAACAACTCCTATCTTTGGACAACTTATCCCTAGTAAGGGAGAGAGCTAAGGATGCATGAATTAAGTTGTCAATACAATACAAATAATATAATGTGATGGAGAACACATTGACTCCACGGAGGAAATGGCATCTGAGCTGGGCAGGTATATCCTATAATTttataagcaaaaaataatatattttactatGCTTTAAAGTTCCTTTAGGAACATTATTTCACTTGAACCTCACACCAACCCATGAGACAGAACAGCAATTAGCATTCCCATTTGACTGATGAGGacattcattttcaaaatgcCTAAACAACCTGCTAAAAtcatacagctagtaagtggcagggtCTGGACCTAAACCCGTGTATGTGCCTCAATTCAGAAGGGAAGGGCACTCCATTAGGTTTAAATTCCAGCTGTCATTCAGGCCCAGTCCCAAAGCCAAATCTACCAGAAAGTCTTCCTTGAGTTCCTTAAATGGTATTTTCCTGTCTATGAACTTCCAGAAAATTTTATACTTCTCTTAGGACACTAAATACTTTCTACCTTGCCCTGTTTTAATTTAGGTATGTCACCTTCTCTAACTGGATGGCTTCTTAAGGGCAGGATCTGAGTCCTGATTTAGCACTCATCACCCTTAACACAGTGCCTTGCACAGAGTAGATACTAAACACTTTGCGTTGTGTGTCAATACTGCCACCATTCTCTCAGCTAGGCAGGTCATCTCAGACTACTCTTTCCCCTTCCTATTCATCTAATTGGTTACAAAAGCCTGTcaatttttcataaactttttaaATCCCATTGCCTATAATCTTGCGTACAGGACATGAGTACTTCATATCTCAGTAAGCTTCCTAACGATCATCAACTCTCCAGGCCCTTTCCAGTCCAGTTtatcctgcaaaaaaaaaaacacaccacatTCATCTTAACATACTTTCCTTATGTCTCTGGATTTTAAGTCTTGTTGCTCCCCTTTACCTATAGGACATTTAACTCTTACTGCCTTCCATTCCTGGGCCTTAATCTACCTCCTAGTCATAGTTTACTCTGTTCCACGTGAACTCTCCATTTTAACAATGTCAATCTAATTGTGCCCTaagtatttgttcattcattctcatCTCTAGCCCCTTTTCCACTCCATTATGTTTGCCCTTATTTTCCCCTCCCATCCTAATGTCACCCCTCCATGATGGCATACCTCTTCTATGAAATCTCTCCTCACCACAGCAACCTTCTTTCCTTAAACTTAAACAAGCTTAAATCTGTCTATCTGGCACATATCATATTTTCCCCACGAATTGCTCTCTCCCCAAGGAGAATGTTAACTCTTTATGGTCAAAAAGTGTTTCCTTTAGCATTTAACTTGGTTCTACTCAATAAACATCTGATGTTTAACTGCTTCaccattattttctcccattatagaAATGCAACAGAGACATGGACATCCCaataattgaaatattttctgtTCTCCCAGAATCATATAACATCCAAAGTTTTCTCTGTCACATATACTCAAAACATTTTCCTCTAACCATTTTATCTGTATTTCAGAAACATCTTTGGTGCACTATGTTGGGCCCAACTTCTTTAAATTCTGCAGCAGTGATCCACATGTCCTGGAAAGCAGATAGGGATGCGAGAATGGAACCTCCCATCCACACGGATATTTTCCTTTCTGGGGGAGCTGTAACCTGCACAGGGGTGTTGGCAGGCACCACCTTTGCTATATCCTTTACTAGTCGTTTGTCTAAACCAGGGAAAGAGGTTGATCCCCCAGAAAGGATAATATTGGAGAAAAAGGAATTCCTCAGATCTATGTCACATTTCATTATGCTGCTGAAGCACATCTTATCAATGCCAGGGGCCTCAAGGTTCATGAGATGTGGAGAAAAGAGGGCCTCTGGACAACGGAACAGCTGATCATGGAGCGTGATAGTATTTCCATCAGGGAGGTGGTAAACTTTCTCCAAACTTTCCATTTTCTTGGCCTTTTCCTCTTCATAGTTCATAACCACATAACAAGAGGTTTCCTTAATATCTGCGACGATCCTTTTGTCTGAAGGACTAAGCAGCATGATGCCGTGGTCCTTTAACAGCATCATGAGGTAGTTGGTGAGATCAAGGCCTGCCAGATCTAGCTGCTGGACACCATGAGGCAGGCAGTAACCCTCAAAAATGGGCACACATTGGGTAATCCCAGCACCTGAATTCAGCACAAAGCCAGTTGTAAAGCCAGCAGCAAAGAGGGCCAGCACGCCCTGGATAGACATATAGAAGGCCGGAACTTCCAGGTGCTCAAAAAACACTTCAGTGATCCGTTGTCGGCTGACCAGTGGGTTCAGTGCTGGTTCTGTAATCAAGACTGGGCCATCACAGGGCTTTAGCTTCAGATTCTGTTCATAGATATGCT
This window contains:
- the ACTRT3 gene encoding actin-related protein T3, whose protein sequence is MSFYQLPVVIDNGSGVIKAGLAGCREPQFVYPNITGRAKSQSWAAESVQELLVGDEAQARRGSLSISYPVERGLVTSWGDMESMWKHIYEQNLKLKPCDGPVLITEPALNPLVSRQRITEVFFEHLEVPAFYMSIQGVLALFAAGFTTGFVLNSGAGITQCVPIFEGYCLPHGVQQLDLAGLDLTNYLMMLLKDHGIMLLSPSDKRIVADIKETSCYVVMNYEEEKAKKMESLEKVYHLPDGNTITLHDQLFRCPEALFSPHLMNLEAPGIDKMCFSSIMKCDIDLRNSFFSNIILSGGSTSFPGLDKRLVKDIAKVVPANTPVQVTAPPERKISVWMGGSILASLSAFQDMWITAAEFKEVGPNIVHQRCF